DNA from Triticum aestivum cultivar Chinese Spring chromosome 7D, IWGSC CS RefSeq v2.1, whole genome shotgun sequence:
CAAGCCGCCttcgccgcggccagcaccggctcgtcggcgtttcctcggatggtgctgccctACTCGCCCCGCGCGTCAGCTTGCAACCCGatccccggcttccacgtctacccgcaggcctcccgcctctccggggagtgctcgccccacgtgagcgtggtcgcgccttccGCGCCCGCgaccatcgacctcaacgccaccccggtGGCCGGTGGCTCGTCATCCGGCGGCGCGAGGAAACGCGCGCAGCAGACGCCGGCCGACGTGCTCCCGGACGCCCGCAACCTGTTCGAGGGAATGCCGTCCAccgtcgacgaggactacatgcagaacctcatcttcgagggcggtgcgccggccgctggctacgatcccgacgagacacaaagccaggacggccgcgggGCATTCACACCAGCCGCCGGCTATGATCccgatcaggcggccttcatgtgtgatcaggtcggcatcgacctggacggcttcccactcgaccacgagttcccggaCGACTACGGGCTAGAagaagaggacgagtgcgacatcgaagtggagcctttgttcgaggacgagctcgccgaccaagccgccggtcctaagccgaagcgcaagagcaagcgcacgaaggcatacacggcggccgaggacaagcttctttgcgagtgttggcgagacattggacaagaccccaagacgggcgccaagcaaaagcattcaaccttttggattcgtgtccacctAGAGTTTcgtgagcgcaagaagtttccgccTTACCAATTTGTGAGCACGCGCGGGTGAGTCTCCATTTCCAAGCGATgaagggtgatccaacaagagtgcaacaagttttgcgccactcttgcccgtgagcggcatcggcatgcaagacatggtatgctagcaagccgccctcttttgtgtcatcaagttcatcctttgcgtgttcatttgcatatcatttgcccatatgcttgcatggaaacatttggaggcatttcaagctttggaggcattcaaggttcaacacaatggcaagtgcttcaacctctcccattgctttcgggtcatcaaggacgaggagaagttcaaggcgcaatatacCACACTCAAGTCGCTTGGGGGAAGCAAGCCgtggaggatgttggggagggcgagccggcacggccgtgggggaagaccaactccaagaaggaggacaagcgggatgcggcctccaacgccttgatcgcaagcgtggagggcatgatgaataagaaggactcaagggaggaggagtGCCGACGtttcaaggcggagcaaatggacgctttcatggagatccaaaggaggaggcttgagatggacgccgagaagcaagccaagatgttcgagctagaggcggagaagcaagccaagatgctagagatcgaggccgccaacgccaagccaagaccaaggcgaaagaagtggctctcgcgagcatgatgaccggggtggagatcatgaaggtggatctcaacaccgtgtcgccaatgaagaggccgtggttcgagaagatgcaggccgacatgctcaagttcgacgacgagtgatctatggcggcgagcgccatcttttttgtatgccggcaggtgtgctggcatgaccacggaAGCCATGATGttgtggtcgaactcaagtcccaccctTTTTTGTGTGCTGACACGTGTGCCGGTCGGCTGGCGAGTGTGCCAGCATAAACTGTGGTGATATTTTCTGAAGCcggcattgtatgccggcgctggcatggtgccggcatgagacatggccgctgaCATGATCGGCCGTGGgcatttttaaaaaaatgttgagtgcggacatgaaatgggtcggtGCGTTGGACGCACTAccgacccaaatgcaaaactgggcggatgccggcgggcggccgacccaaacggacaaaaaagacaaatatgtcGTCTGGGTCGGGCCTCCATATATGGATCAGTGACAGTGCTTTCATGCACACCAATGGCGGCAGTTTCCCTTGTAACCGCCCTCCATGAAGCAGATCAACCGAAACCGCCCACGCGAATTACGAGCGGCAAGTAAGACAGAGTCCTCCCGCCTTAACCCCTCACTCACACCGCCTCCACTCCTCTCCCCTCCTTTATAGCCATCTTCCTCCCCGATCGAGCTTCCTGTCCGCACCGATCGACACCCCCTCTCTTACGTGCCCATGGCCATGGAGACCGGCACGGCAGCGGCCGCTCAGTCCACACGCCGACTTCTCCTCCCACTGGCAGTCTCTTTCCTCCTCTGCGCGCTCGCCGCCGGGACGAagccgccgccgtcctcgtcgtACATCGTGTACCTCGGCGCCCACTCCCATCGCGCCGGCGTCTCGACGGAGGAGGCGTCCACGGTGGCCACCGAGTCGCACTACGACCTCCTCGGCTCCGTCTTGGGCGAGTAagtgcactccatgcatgtacattgTGCAGTCATGAAATGTGTGCCATGGCTGATCGATCGACGCGTGCGTGCATGCAGCCGGGAGAAGGCGCGCGACGCCATCTTCTACTCCTACACCAAGAACATCAACGGCTTCGCCGCCAAGCTCGAGCCCGCCGTCGCCGCAGCGATCGCCAGTGAGCCAATCATCTTCCTGCATGCATAGTAAAGATGTTTGTGTCGTGTATTCGCGCCGGACAGAAATTCAGATCCCGGCATATCGATGTGTTTCAGAGCGCCCCGGCGTGGTGTCGGTGTTCCCGAACCGCGGCATGAGGATGCAGACGACGAGGTCGTGGGAGTTCATGGGGCTCGAGAACGCCGGCGTCGTCCCGCAGTGGTCGGCGTGGGAGGTGGCCAGGTACGGCGGGGACACCATCATCGGGAACCTCGACTCGGGCGTGTGGCCGGAGTCCCTGAGCTTCAACGACGGCGAAATGGGGCCCATCCCGGACACCTGGAAAGGGATCTGCCAGAACGAGCACGACCCCAAGTTCAAATGCAAcaggtacgtacgtacgtacgtagccTCGTCGTCTCTACGGATTATTAATTCAGCTGCGGTATCTTGATCTGATTTTGTATGCGCAGCAAGCTCATCGGCGCGCGCTACTTCAACAAGGGGTACGCGATGGAGGCGGGCCACCCGCCCCCCGATAGGCTGAACACGCCGCGGGACGACGTCGGCCACGGCTCGCACACGCTGGCCACGGCGGGCGGCTCCCAGGTCAACGGCGCCGCCGCCTTCGGCTACGGCAACGGCACGGCCAGGGGCGGCTCCCCGCGCGCGCGCGTGGCGGCGTACCGCGTCTGCTTCAACCCGCCCGTGAACGACGTCGAGTGCTTCGACGCCGACATCCTGGCCGCCTTCGAGGCCGCCATCGCCGACGGGGTGCACGTCATCACGGCGTCCGTGGGCGGCGAGCAGAGGGACTTCTTCGAGGACACGGTCGCCATCGGGTCGCTCCACGCCACCAAGGCCGGCATCACCGTCGTCTGCTCCGCCACCAACAACGGCCCGGACTTCGGCACCGTCAGCAACCTCGCGCCGTGGGTGATCACCGTCGCCGCCAGCACCACCGACAGGGCCTTCCCGGGCTACCTCGTCTTCAACCGCACCAGGGTGGAAGGGCAGAGCCTGTCGGAGGCGTCGCTCCGCACGAAAAGCTTCTACCCCCTGatcatcgccaccgacgccgtcgccCCGGGCAGGAAGGTCGAGGACGCGTAAGCACCCACACTGACGTCCGAGCTCCACTCCATCATCGCAACAGTCTTGTCTTGAGGTTGAGCTCGCTCATTTGCGCGCTGCAGTCAGGTGTGCATGCTGGATTCCCTGGACGCGGCCAAGGTGACGGGCAAGATCGTGGTGTGCTGCGTGAGAGGAGgcgtccgcaggatggagaagggCGAGGCCGTGCGCCGAGCCGGAGGGGTCGGGATGGTCCTCGTCAACGACGAGGAAGGCGGGAGCAACGTCATCGCTGACGCGCACGTTCTCCCGGCCCTGCACATCAACTACACCGACGGGCTCGCGCTCTTGGCCTACATCAAGTCCACCCCGTAAGCCACTCCTCGATCGCAATGTAGTGCACTCCATACAGATCGCAATGTCAAATCAAATCAAGAACCTCGGTAACAATATTTGAGCTGTTGTTCTGCTGGGTTACTGAGTGGATTAATTTGTGCTCGTGTCAAGGTCTCCTCCTTCCGGTTTCATCTCGAAGGCGACGACGATCGTCGGCGTGAGGCCGGCGCCGGTCATGGCCGCCTTCTCGTCGGTGGGGCCCAACGTCCTCAACCCGGAGATCCTAAAGGTGGCCGGATTTGCGTATCGATCATAAGCACGGTATCTTTTCATCTTGTATCAAAGTAAGCAACTTGATGTGAGTTCTTTCTCTGGGGTGGCAGCCGGACGTCACCGCGCCGGGAGTGGCCATCATTGCGCCGTGGAGCGGCATGGCGTCGCCCTCGGACCGGCCCTGGGACGAGCGCCGCGTCGACTTCACCATCCAGTCCGGCACGTCCATGTCGTGCCCGCACGTCGCCGGCATCGCCGGCCTCGTCAAGACCCTCCACCCCGACTGGAGCCCCGCCGCCATCAAGTCGGCCATCATGACCACCGGTGAGTTCCAACGTCGAACCAACAGCTGCGTGCCTGTGTCGACGAGCTGTCCATCAGACTCATCGGGTTGTTGCCTGGTGCAGCGACGGACCTGGACATGGAGCAGCGGCCGATCCTGAACCCCTTCCTGCAGCCGGCGACGCCCTTCAGCTACGGCTCCGGCCACGTCTTCCCGGCCCGCGCGCTGGACCCGGGCCTCGTCTACGACGCCTCGTACCGCGACTACCTCAACTTCTTCTGCGCGCTCGGGTACAACGCGACGGCGATGTGCAAGTTCAACGAGACGCGCTACGCTTGCccggccgcccccgtcgccgtgCGGGACCTCAACTACCCGTCCATCACGCTGccggacctcgccggcctgacgacgGTGCGGCGCAGGGTCAGGAACGTGGGCGCGCCGAGGAGCACGTACACGGCCGCCGTCGTCAGGGAGCCGGAGGGGGTGCAGGTGACGGTGACGCCTACCACGCTGGCGTTCGGCGCCGTCGGCGAGGAGAAGGAGTTCCAGGTGAGCTTCGTGGCGAGGGTCCCCTTCGTGCCGGCGCCCAAGGGCGCCGGAGGGTACGGGTTCGGCGCCATTGTCTGGTCCGACGGGCCCGGGAACCACCGGGTGCGGACTCCTCTGGCCATCAGGAGGCGCAAGATGTAGCGGGATCAGGGTTAGGAGATCGCGAGATTTTTTGTTTGGGATTGATTACGTAGGGTTTTGTTCGGCAGTGGTGAGCAGCACGTAGCGAGAGGATGAATTAGAGTGGCAGTGAATCTGGTCGTTAGGGGATAATATAAGCTTTGGCAGTTTTGTAACCATCGACTGAATAACAAGGAGACGATGGGAAATGAGATCTTATTAAtttcagttttgctagaactcatctagataagatttaatttggtctcattcaccttttatagccattgaatgtgatgctataagatgtgtGTGCTAACGTGGGTTGTATCCGTTTTTGTTTTCCAAGTGAATGAGATCAAATTacgtctcatctagatgagttctaggtactccctatTAATTTTGTGCTTTTCTGGCGCGCGTTTTTTCTTTCTAGACAAGCTTTTCTCGGGCGCGTGGGCTACATGTAAGTTGCCCAAATTTTGAATTCAGGTCAGTCGATTCGGGTGAGAAGAGGACGCGAAGCTATGAGGCCGAGTCCGGAGTCCAAATTAGTtacagtactactccctccgtttctaaatattagtctttctaaagatttcaacgagtgactacatacggagtaaaatgagtgaatctacactttaaaatatgttcaATTTACTATTTTTTAGATCCATGTTTTCCCTACAGTCAACAGCGAAGCGGTAGAAAAAATTGAACGGAGAGAACTTGGCGCTTGCGTCGTTGTGTGAGCGAACGGAGGGAACGAGCGAGTGACCAGCGCGCTTGCTAGGCCAGCCCACACGAGACTGCTGCGTGAGTGCCCGCTTTGCGAAACTGGCGTCTGAAGCGCCAATTAGGAGGTCTCGCCTATACAACAGTTCACGCGCACTTGAACGTACTGGCACTCACGCGATCTCCATTAGCTTTGACCGCTAGCTATACCAAATGCACTTGCCGCTAGCTTTGACAGCTCGCGATCTCTACACATGCATCAGTCATTTTTTTAACCTTTTTactttatttaaaaatatcattaattTGGAAATTTTATAATttgtaaaaagttcatgaatttttaaaaaaatcatgaattagaCAAAaatttatgaattcaaaaaatcaCGAGTTTGATTTTTTCACGAATTAAAAAGATTATTAATTTGAATAAAGTTTGCGAATTTGAAAAACAGTTCACgaacttttaaaaaatgttcaagaatttcaaAAAGGTTTGCGAATCaggatttttttaaaagaaaagagaaaactaaaataaaagaacaAACAAACCCCAACTGGAAAAAACCAACAAAAACCACCGCAGAGAAAACCCGTGGAACGATGGTTCTGAAAACCGTTGGAAGAGAAAGAAGGATGCAAATGTATGCGTGAatgagaaaagaagaagaaaaaaaatgtaaATGGGCCAAGCCCGAGGTTGAGCGTGTGTGCGCTAGTTGCAAAAACAACAGGAACTGGGGCATAAGGGCCCAACAAGAATCACGCTCCGCTACTACCCTTTGCGCTAGCATGTGTAAGGGCATCTTGAATCGGACATCGTCTACATCCGCGGATCGTAGGGACCAGTCCGCCGACAGTGATGCGAGAGTTGGCCACCCAACCATTCTCACATAAATTTCAAACACGATGGAATTTAGCAAAGGTCGGACATAATTTACATAAAACATAAGACATTTCGTCCGTTTAACTAAAACTAGCTGGCAACACTCAAAGTAATTAGAGAAAATAGCACAATTTTTCCACAAATAGCATGAAATATCTctagtacaacaatagttcaaattcAACGAGATAACTgaatgttcaacaagtttttcaaAATCATCTATTCCAAATCAACCATACTAGAGTCAGAATTAACACATGTCGTCCCACACAAACCGTCTCTTAAGCTTCATCCAAAAATGTATGAGTTGCCCTTAGTCCTGTAGTACATCATGGCAACACGTGCCAGCTATACCAACGTGTAAAGCAACATCGATTGAATGAATGAATTATCCAACATACAGTATAATAGAAAGCAACACTTATGATTTTCATTGTTGACGAGCCCAATGACCACCTTGTCTTCACTCGGTGAATCGCACAACAAAACCTCATGACGGAGTCACGGATGGTGTACCACCGATGCGTTAGAGACTTCACAATGCGTTCAAGGATGACTTGAATGTCGTAGGGCGCGTGCCGAAACGTCGGGTCCTTATTCATGCCTACAAAGTCCTCAGAAATGGTCAACCACGCATCACACAACAACACATCCTCGGTCAACGAGTATCCCACCATCGTGCTTCTCTAGAGaacaacaagaagttcaaaaaaagcTCAATgccatttgaccgaacacctgccgGGCGTGGTGTCCGTCATGGACGGCGTCGACGGTGGTGTGGATGGTACCTGGCTGCAGAGGGATTCCCGGGTGGACACTAGCATATAGTTCGAGGCGGGCAGGCGCGTTGGTGGGGTCTGCAGACATCCGAGATTGCCTGGGCGATGACTGAATAGGTACAGTGGCAGCATCTGACGATAAGGGTTCGGATGAAAGGAAGGGGGAGCAGAAGTGGAGT
Protein-coding regions in this window:
- the LOC123167330 gene encoding subtilisin-like protease SBT5.3, with the protein product MAMETGTAAAAQSTRRLLLPLAVSFLLCALAAGTKPPPSSSYIVYLGAHSHRAGVSTEEASTVATESHYDLLGSVLGDREKARDAIFYSYTKNINGFAAKLEPAVAAAIAKRPGVVSVFPNRGMRMQTTRSWEFMGLENAGVVPQWSAWEVARYGGDTIIGNLDSGVWPESLSFNDGEMGPIPDTWKGICQNEHDPKFKCNSKLIGARYFNKGYAMEAGHPPPDRLNTPRDDVGHGSHTLATAGGSQVNGAAAFGYGNGTARGGSPRARVAAYRVCFNPPVNDVECFDADILAAFEAAIADGVHVITASVGGEQRDFFEDTVAIGSLHATKAGITVVCSATNNGPDFGTVSNLAPWVITVAASTTDRAFPGYLVFNRTRVEGQSLSEASLRTKSFYPLIIATDAVAPGRKVEDAQVCMLDSLDAAKVTGKIVVCCVRGGVRRMEKGEAVRRAGGVGMVLVNDEEGGSNVIADAHVLPALHINYTDGLALLAYIKSTPSPPSGFISKATTIVGVRPAPVMAAFSSVGPNVLNPEILKPDVTAPGVAIIAPWSGMASPSDRPWDERRVDFTIQSGTSMSCPHVAGIAGLVKTLHPDWSPAAIKSAIMTTATDLDMEQRPILNPFLQPATPFSYGSGHVFPARALDPGLVYDASYRDYLNFFCALGYNATAMCKFNETRYACPAAPVAVRDLNYPSITLPDLAGLTTVRRRVRNVGAPRSTYTAAVVREPEGVQVTVTPTTLAFGAVGEEKEFQVSFVARVPFVPAPKGAGGYGFGAIVWSDGPGNHRVRTPLAIRRRKM